The following proteins are encoded in a genomic region of Coregonus clupeaformis isolate EN_2021a chromosome 14, ASM2061545v1, whole genome shotgun sequence:
- the LOC121581092 gene encoding peroxiredoxin-like isoform X1 codes for MAAGKARIGHLAPDFKATAVMPDGQFKDISMSNYRGKYVVFFFYPLDFTFVCPTEIIAFSDAAEEFRKIGCEVIGASVDSHFCHLAWTNTPRKQGGLGAMKIPLVADTLRSISTDYGVLKEDEGIAYRGLFIIDDKGVLRQITINDLPVGRSIDETLRLVQAFQFTDKHGEVCPAGWKPGSDTIKPDIQKSKDFFSKQH; via the exons ATGGCTGCGGGTAAAGCGCGCATCGGGCATCTGGCCCCTGACTTCAAGGCCACAGCAGTGATGCCAGATGGACAGTTTAAAGACATCAGCATGTCTAACTACAGAG GGAAGTATGTGGTGTTCTTCTTCTACCCACTGGACTTCACCTTTGTGTGCCCTACTGAGATCATCGCTTTCAGTGACGCTGCCGAGGAGTTCAGGAAGATCGGCTGCGAGGTCATTGGTGCCTCTGTTGACTCCCACTTCTGCCATCTTGCCTG gACCAACACACCTCGTAAGCAGGGCGGTCTGGGTGCCATGAAGATCCCTCTGGTAGCCGACACACTGCGTTCCATCTCCACGGACTACGGGGTGCTGAAGGAGGATGAGGGCATCGCCTACAG GGGCCTATTCATTATTGACGACAAGGGCGTCTTGAGGCAGATCACCATCAACGACCTTCCAGTGGGACGCTCCATCGACGAGACCCTGCGTCTGGTGCAGGCCTTTCAGTTCACTGACAAACACGGAGAAG TCTGTCCCGCCGGCTGGAAACCAGGAAGTGACACCATCAAGCCCGACATCCAGAAGAGCAAAGACTTCTTCTCCAAGCAGCACTAA